Within Primulina tabacum isolate GXHZ01 chromosome 5, ASM2559414v2, whole genome shotgun sequence, the genomic segment TCATTAGATTTTCTTGTGATGATTTTACTGAGTTGTGTTTCAGGAAACTTAGAACAAAAAAACTGAACAAATGCTATAAATACAATATAAATACAAACAAGTTGTTATGCAAAAAAAACTTCAATCCATGAGGAAAAAATATCTATAAATTAATCTGTTTAAAGGATTTAAAAACCAAAAGTCCAAATACTTCAAGCATTTACTGAAAGTTTGGTTTCAGAAAAAAATAACATTACAATAACCCTGCATTGCTTGGaaccaaaaaaataaatcaaatgaaaaAGATAACAATACGATGAATAAATTCAATTGTATCAACAATGCAGACCCTAATATTGGTTACTACATGTCAACTATGGGTGTGTTTGGATAcattaactttttttaaaaagagttttttcggtttttgaaaaaaaaaatactttgctagatttatcttttaaaaatatgCTTAATCTGTCCGAACTCAAAAAATTTGGCTTCTACGCTTTTGCCatttttattttacatttttttaaaaaaacttattttaacTACTCCATCCAAGTATAAAACCgtttttgtttttcttaaaaatggcACTTAAAAATACTATTTAATAAAGTACTTCTTATACATCCAAACCGACCTTGTATGTTAGAGCTCGTTTCAGGATTCAGCACCATTAAACAATTAATGAGATCCAGACAAATCGGCAAGCATAACCGATGGCAACACTAAACATTAggtgaattataaaaaaacataCGAATTGCGGAGCTTTGTTTCAATTGAATATTGAAGCCGATTTTCTGGCATTCAAACTTTTACAAGAACTTTGACAGAAAATCATCTAAGCATTTTCCTTCTTTGTCGAAGACTCGTCATTtttccaaaagaaaaaaaaagggcAAAATGCCTAATACATTACATTTTCATCTAAACCAAATCCATATTGACCATACTAGTACCATCAGGTTACAAGAATGTGGATTACAGAGAAAATGAACCCTCCCTGATGTATTATTTGGTTGAGGGTAAATGTCCCTGAAGCATGCAAGAAGGATTGTATTTTGTGAACAAACAAAAAATTGGGCTAACTACAAGCTGTTGCATTAAAAATAGCATCTTTATCTAGATAACCTAACCACCAGTAAGAACTTACCAATCTACTATTTATTGAACCGCTGAAGGGAACAATTAAAACAACAAAGAATTCACAACATTGCTCAGATATACGTCCAGACAACATTAATTCTGATAACTTGACGATCATGTGCACAACGTAACATCAGTTAGTTACCAATGGTAAAAATCAAGAACTCACCATCTGAAATCATCAAGAAAAAAAAGGTGGTAACAGAGACAATTTGCATCAATAGAGAATTTCATCCTATTCTAAGTCGACTAAATTCCAACTAAAAGAACGAAAAATTGCAAATTATCCTCCAAGCTCACAACAAAATGAAAGTTCAAGAAAGTTGAAGCCTTTACCTTGAAAGATGCTAGTTCCTTGCTGGATTTGAAGGGATTTGGGGGTAAAAATTCACCAGCAAGAGATGAGATATCTGAAACAGATAAAATCCTTCTGTGTAATCTTTGGCTGAAAGAAAGGGCCCTTTTAGATGAATTCAAAGACGAAGAAAAAGCGGTTACAATAGAAGAAGAAAAGCTCATAGAATTGCAAGACAATTTCATCAAATCGGCCATTAAACACACAGACAAGTATGTCAAGAACAAGAAATTCTTTTTTTACAGTTGGGTTTGTGCGGGAAATATATATTTGCTCTTTTTGCTCTATAGGCGTCAGAGTACTTGTGTGCTACatcaaaggaaaagaaaaaaagggaGATTTTAGTTAATTATTTTTTCAGACGACGAACTgtcgaaaatattattttttactaatTATTTTGTATACGCAGTCCATGTGTatacagttttttttttatcattatcgattgattaaaatgaaatttgacaaattatagagagactaaattgatatttgaattgttgaaataaaaaaataaaataaaagtgtgggttgaaattacaaaaaacaaaaatataatattattatcatataagGTACCGTTTGGTTCAAGTACTTGTAAGTACTAATATAAACAGTCATATCATATCACTTGTTTTGTACAAGTATTACTTATCTcgatcaatcaaattattaattatttatttcacatcaatcaaattcgtAATAATTTATCTCACataaatcaaatcaataatataaaattacgaTATTacccttaataaataatatcattaatattctattaatattttgaacaatgacaaaatgataatatcatattatctcaaatttaatcaatcaaattaattaaatcaaacactatattaactatcattttctatttattttattattacaaaatattatttatctccATATTATATATCTCATACCATGAACCAAACGGTatagggtaaaattggaagaaaaagttggtgtccCTAGTTAGTTACTGTTATGTCCTCACTCTtgataaaatagaatagattataaaaattaatttttattagttataatattacataatatatatttatttgagtaaaaaatattccaatattttgttaaataaattaCCAACAGAAAATAATAACCTTGGCATGCTCTGTGATTAGTATGGGGTAATAGAAAAGAAATATCCaatattttgttaaataaattaattatattttgcaTAAAAGCAAAAATAAAACTCAAATACTAATTTTTGGGCCCAAATATAAATTCTCGGTAAATCGAACAAAACACATTCCCTCATCTCTCCTTAATTCGAAGTCGTTTTACCGTTTCTCCATCTCCATCTTCCTCAAGCACTGGGAACTACTGCTTCTTTCACAGCAAAAAATGGCTGCATACATGAGCATGGGAGAAGCCAACCGACGAATTAATGAATACCTAAATAGCTTCTCCGATGCCGTTTCATATCAGGATGGTAATTCCCTGAGCCGGCTGCTCTCCGTCTCCTCCGACTCCGCCTCCCTCCTCTCCCTCGCCGATGCCCTCAACGTCTTCCAGGTTTTATTTAGCTTGTTAAATGTattgtttttataaaaaaaattattttttatggaaAATGCATGAATATGTGATGTTATTCATCATCTACTTGAAGTGATTTGGGCGTAAATTTGATGTTGTGGTTCAGTTCTTACGACCGAATTGTGTGGGAATTTGTATTGGAAAAGAATAAACTTTGCTTATAGGATGTAGATTGTATTTGTGGTTGCAGGTGGATGATAtgcttattatattatttttccatATGTATTTGTGGATCGTTCTTCACTTGTATATGTGATCAATaatgttatattttaatttgCTTCTTGACAGGATGCTAATAGAGTGATTAGGCAATCCGAGAAGCATTCTCAGTATACAGACATTCTATTACCGATATTCCGGGCTTTGCAGAGTTATCGACTTGGAAATCTGGTTGAATCTTACATGGCTTTTGAAAGAGCATCCAAGTAAGTCGATCTGTTGATGAACTTTTTCCATACGAATAAACTGTATGATTGGTGGTAAATGCCCTAATGATGGAAAATTGTAGTGCTTTTATTCAGGAGTTTCGAAATTGGGATTCGGCCTGGGCTTTGGAAGCGTTGTATGTTATTGCGTATGAAATTAGGATTCTTGCTGAGAGggtaaatattataaaatgtaTCTCTCTTTGTGTAAATTAACGAGCATTAGAATAATCAGAAGGCGTGTGAACtgtttttgttattatttgatTTGAAGGCTGATATAGAGTTAGCTTCATTTGGGAAAACCCCAGAGAAGTTGAAAGGTGCTGGCTCTTTCCTCATGAAAGTGTTTGGCGTTCTTGCTGGAAAGGGACCAAAACGTGTGGGAGCTCTATATGTAACTTGtcaactttttaaaatatatttcaagcTCGGGACAGTCCATTTATGTCGCAGTGTGATACGAAGTATTGAGACGGCTAGAATTTTTGACTTCGAGGAGTTTCCTGTCAGGGATAAGGTCACTTACATGTATTACACTGGTCGTTTGGAGGTATACAATGAAAACTTTCCGGCTGCTGACCATAAATTATCATATGCATTAACACACTGCAATGATCGGAAAGAAGAAAACATAAGGTCCGGTTAGTGCCTACGTTTTTTTACGTCTTTAACAAATCTTGATGGGGTAGAATTTGGAATACCTCAAAGCATTCCTATTTCCTAGTTTAGTTACTATGAACCTAAATTTCAACGGTAGATCTAGTGCACAAAAAGGCGTGATTCGCAATTATGCTGATCCTTTCAATATATCACTCTTTAGCTTTCTCTTCCTCTTAGCTCTGAGCGAGACAGTTTTCTTGCAAGTATGAAATTGATTATTTGTGGAATACCACGGGTTTTACTAGAGTTCATCTAATTTGTTTATTTCAAAGTTCTAGCTGCTTAAGTTGCATTGTTTAGTTCCCAATTTCAGGAtgatgctgaaattttttatacttGTGAAGCTTTTAGTAGACATCTGGATCGTTTGTATGCTGCTTCACTAACCATTTGATATTGTTATTTAGGatgattctgaaatatcttaTACCAGTGAAGCTTTCAATAGGCATTTTACCTAGGGATTCACTTCTTCAAAAGTTTAACTTGAATGAGGTATGAACTCTCTACTTAATCGTTGTTTTGCATATTGGAGGACGTGTACACCACCAGAACTATGGTCGCACATCTTTTTATATTACATAACTAGTCCGCCATACCTTTGGTTTGCTTGTTGTAGCTTTTGCTTCTGTGACATAACTATCGATTCTTTCAAACATGCATTGAAGGTGCATCTCTCACCATTATCAGCGAAATTCAGCACTCATTGTGATGGCGATAATCTTCACCTCATGAATATTGCTATAGCTGCggaaagaaacaatatatattcATTCACCGGGAGGAAAAGGTTGAAAAAAATGAGATAGATATCGAAACGGTAGTAGCACATTCAGTTAAAGAGTGAACAGTGAGAAAATAATATCTCAAGGATTTCTGAACATTAAATGCTCTGAAGCCTTGGGACAACACTATTTAATCAGATCTATGCAGTCAATTTGATGCATCCTATTAAGAGAAGATTTCACGAGTTCTCTGGCAGTATGGTTAAAAGTATCTTTTTTCCTGACAAACAATTAAAGAGAGAGCCTGAAGTTTAAGTCGTAAAGGTTTGAACAATGGATTTATGCACAAAGAGAATAACATTTTTGAGTAGCCTAATTAACTCTATTTAAGAAATTACTTGTGCAATGAACTTGATGTGCTACCTATTTGTGATGTCTGTAAAATGAACGTGGCGGTTATATTTCCTAGGGAATAAAAATATGCTTTGGTAGTTGtctcaaaataaattatttactaCTTTAAACTATTGCAGTACTGCGATGTTGTGCTTGCTCTCAGGAGAGGTGATCTTCGACTTTTAAGACATGCCCTTCAGGAACACGAGGACAGGTATCTTCAGATTCCTTGAACACAGATCGGTGTGTATTACGATGATTAATCTCTCTTTGAATGCTTGACAATAAATATCATTATCAGGTTCTTGAGATCCGGGGTTTATCTCGTTCTAGAGAAGTTAGAACTCCAAGTTTACCAACgattgattaaaaaaatgtaaGTTACCACACATCAACATAGTTTAAATGAAACTAGCATCCAGTTTAAACATCTATTTTGAACCTTTCTGGCAGCTACATCATTCAAAAGCAGAAGGATCCGAATAAAGCTCACCAGATCAAGTTAGATGTAATTGTTAAAGCGCTAAAATGGCTCGAGATCGACATGGATCTTGATGAGGTACTTTTCCTCAAACATTAGGCCCTCGATTTATCTCGAGTTTCTTCTCTTTGATACTCTTTTTCTTGCTTAGGTGGAGTGCATAATGTCCATTCTAATATACAAGAATCTCGTGAAAGGGTATTTTGCTCACAAGAGCAAAGTTGCGGTTCTGAGCAAACAAGACCCGTTCCCTAAATTAAACGGCAAACCTGTTAACACGTAGATATACATCAAAATCTGCTATTCCAGTAGTCCACAATGTCAGCTTTAGTTCCTTACCATGTCCGAAATCTACTTTCTATTACGTTACAAGGGGTCGGTTTGGGGCTTCTCCCAATCCACATTTGTAATAACATTGTCATTCTCcgttataaaaattatttgtgtgttttctttttctttttctttttccaaaTTGTATTCCGAATTCCATTGCATGACATATGTGCTGCATAACTTTCTCTAAATATTATCGATCGTGTTATCTTCCACGGGGACCTTATTAATTAAAcgcttatttcaaatatttctcaaaattaaaataaattatatgaattttttatGTACTTCGTTAAAATTGTAATTATCACAATTTAGATAATcacacaataattaattgactaATTGAATAGATGTAAAACTCAAAGCacgttattaattttttttattatatgtaATGCTTACTTATTAGAGTTTATTAAATCCTACAGATTAATTATTACGGTGCAAAATGAATTGAGCTACCTCTAACCTCATGAGTCATTCAACTTAAAAGTTCGAGTTAGAATTTTTGCAGAGTCCTTATTGAATATATGATGTTGGATACATACTGATTATATACTATGAATCAGGTTATTGACCAAACTGGCTCAAAAAACTGCTTGAACTCAACTCGAACATTATTTTCAATGTTCAAATCAAGCTCGACTCCTTTAAACCCTCAGCCATCGTGGATGTTCTTCTTGAATCTTGGTCTTAACAGGGTTGTGTGGTTGATTCCCATCTCCCCCGCCCACCCTTCATCTGCCAAAGGAAAAAAATTGAACGGACCTAGTACGAGAATATCCTATTCGGTACCTAGACAAAAGAACACCGGAGACAAATAGTAATTAGATTTATGTGAATAACAATTATTCTAGCTGGCTTGTATAACATTTATTGGCATAAAGAGTAAGATTCTAAATATTCGGATTGCACGTTGACTATTTTAGTTTCCATATATTTTGATGCAATACAGCAACAGCCAACACCTCTTACTAAAAGAAGACTGCATAATTTTCTGCCAAGATGTCCTTTAAATTATTCTCTAACATTTTGTTTTCAGAAGCATCCCTCGACTCTCTTTTTtcgaatatttttaaaagatacCACTTTTTATGATATGATGATAACGAGTATTTAGGCTTCTatgttaagtttttttttaaaaaaagaaatgtATTGAAGAGGAAAAGGCAAAAACAAAGAAGCAAGATAGGCAGAGTGCATGAACAGGCTTAGTTGGAAAGAAATAGTACAAGATGATGCAAATTTTGGTAGACTGTATTGTCTATATCAGGCTACATCACCCATTGAGAAAAGTTTGAAGCCAAAAATGTGCTATGTTGCTTAATCATACAACATAGTTTAGCAAAACGAAAAAATATAGTAGACCTCATCTATATACGAATTTCCCGTTGAACCGTACAGTGTTACACGGTTAATGTTCTTTCATCAATTTGATTTGGAATACTGCAGAGAAAATCATTTTCTTCAGACTTTTTCTTCCTGTAAAGCATTCAAAGTTATCAGAGCAGAAAAGGGAGATTTAACACAAGCCATATTGTTTTTAGGAAACCAAAAGGGTACGTATTGTTGACTTTTAACAAAGAAAATACCGAGGTTCCTTTTTCTGGGTGAGAAGAACTAATAATCCAAAACCAAGAATCACAGCAATTTTGATAGCCTGCaaataaatgaaattttaaaaattaaaagccATATTTTCTGCTGAACATATGTCCATTCGCTATGAAACTAATGATAAAAGGAAAGATTGAGTTGGATACATATATTTAACCATGACATCAACCTGAAAATACTACCATTCATGTGTACAAACTAACAATGATCTGATGATCAGAGCATTACCTGCCCAATTAGTCTGTTACATGAGTCGTCTGGAAAGCTACCAGATTCTGGCATATTACCAATGTCTACTTCACGTATTTCATGTTGCTGACACAAAACATTAACACATACATATATCAAACTATGTTATGATCCATGCATAAATGCATTTTTGAAGCTGCAATTACTCTAATTCAAAATAAGACTATATAAGTAGCTGAGGCGCTTTTTtgcaatttttcgaaaatgaaaCCTTGCAGGAGATGACAGTAGAATCTTAATTACAAAACTGAGGATATTATACCTGCTCCAAGATTTCTGATTCCATAGAAACCTCGTTTTCTTGGTGGGTATTGGGTTCAATATGTAGAAGCTCTACTATTTTCATCACTTGGTTGCCAGCAGTTGTAATACATA encodes:
- the LOC142545627 gene encoding enhanced ethylene response protein 5 encodes the protein MAAYMSMGEANRRINEYLNSFSDAVSYQDGNSLSRLLSVSSDSASLLSLADALNVFQDANRVIRQSEKHSQYTDILLPIFRALQSYRLGNLVESYMAFERASNAFIQEFRNWDSAWALEALYVIAYEIRILAERADIELASFGKTPEKLKGAGSFLMKVFGVLAGKGPKRVGALYVTCQLFKIYFKLGTVHLCRSVIRSIETARIFDFEEFPVRDKVTYMYYTGRLEVYNENFPAADHKLSYALTHCNDRKEENIRMILKYLIPVKLSIGILPRDSLLQKFNLNEYCDVVLALRRGDLRLLRHALQEHEDRFLRSGVYLVLEKLELQVYQRLIKKIYIIQKQKDPNKAHQIKLDVIVKALKWLEIDMDLDEVECIMSILIYKNLVKGYFAHKSKVAVLSKQDPFPKLNGKPVNT